One Marinibacterium anthonyi genomic region harbors:
- a CDS encoding YaeQ protein codes for MAQNATIYKIELSVSDMDRHYYETHKLTVAKHPSETDERLMVRIVAFALNAHEHLELTKGLSTDDEPDIWQKSLSGEIDVWVALGLPSEKVIRQSCSKAAKVIVYPYGGRTAEMWWDKVKNGTTRFDNLQVVNFSQTDTAALAKLASRAMKLQVNIQDGDVMISVDDDVVYIAPDTWKGTT; via the coding sequence TATAAGATCGAGTTGTCAGTCTCGGACATGGATCGCCACTATTACGAAACCCATAAACTGACCGTTGCCAAGCATCCCTCGGAAACCGATGAGCGGCTGATGGTCCGCATCGTCGCCTTTGCCCTGAATGCCCATGAGCATCTGGAATTGACCAAAGGGCTGTCGACGGACGACGAGCCCGACATCTGGCAGAAAAGCCTGAGCGGCGAGATCGATGTGTGGGTTGCGCTTGGGCTTCCCAGCGAAAAGGTCATCCGCCAGTCCTGCAGCAAAGCCGCAAAGGTGATTGTCTATCCCTACGGCGGCAGGACCGCCGAAATGTGGTGGGACAAGGTAAAGAACGGCACCACCCGTTTCGACAATCTTCAGGTCGTCAATTTCTCGCAGACCGACACAGCCGCATTGGCAAAGCTGGCCAGCCGCGCGATGAAGCTCCAGGTCAACATCCAGGACGGCGACGTGATGATCAGCGTCGATGACGACGTCGTCTACATCGCACCCGACACCTGGAAGGGCACGACCTAG
- the ribD gene encoding Riboflavin biosynthesis protein RibD, which produces MIDRDERWMALALSLGRRGQGNTWPNPAVGCVLVKDGVVVGRGWTQPGGRPHAERVALARAGDLARGATAYVTLEPCSHHGKTPPCAEALIECGVARVVVAVEDTDARVSGRGIAMLRAAGIEVGTGVMATAAALDLEGFLRVADGGRPFVTLKLASSFDGRIATATGQSQWITGPAARRLVHGMRARHDAVMVGAGTARKDDPSLTVRGLGVTRQPVRVVVSRRLDLPLLGQLARSAAEVPLWICHGMDADPERLRAWEGLGARMIPCGIAQAQIDPVDMLTQLGKAGLTRIFCEGGSALAASLIGADAVDEMVGFTAGFSIGAEGLPAIGAMGLARLAEAEKFILIESRPVGPDLMHRWRRAPI; this is translated from the coding sequence ATGATCGACCGGGACGAAAGGTGGATGGCGCTGGCCCTGTCGCTGGGCCGGCGGGGGCAGGGCAATACCTGGCCCAATCCGGCTGTCGGCTGCGTGCTGGTGAAGGACGGCGTGGTGGTCGGGCGCGGCTGGACCCAGCCGGGCGGGCGTCCCCATGCGGAACGGGTGGCGCTGGCGCGCGCCGGGGACCTGGCGCGCGGGGCCACGGCCTATGTGACGCTGGAACCCTGTTCGCATCATGGCAAGACGCCGCCCTGCGCCGAGGCGCTGATCGAGTGCGGTGTCGCGCGGGTCGTGGTGGCGGTCGAGGATACGGATGCAAGAGTTTCGGGGCGGGGCATCGCGATGCTGCGCGCCGCCGGGATCGAGGTCGGGACCGGGGTGATGGCGACGGCGGCGGCGCTGGACCTGGAGGGGTTCCTGCGGGTTGCCGACGGTGGCCGGCCGTTTGTCACGCTGAAGCTGGCGTCGAGCTTTGACGGCCGGATCGCCACGGCGACGGGGCAGAGCCAGTGGATCACCGGGCCGGCGGCGCGCCGGCTGGTGCATGGGATGCGGGCCCGCCATGACGCGGTCATGGTGGGGGCCGGGACGGCGCGCAAGGACGATCCGTCGCTGACGGTGCGGGGGCTGGGCGTGACCCGCCAGCCCGTGCGGGTCGTGGTGTCGCGCCGGCTGGACCTGCCGCTGCTGGGGCAGCTGGCAAGAAGTGCCGCCGAGGTGCCGCTGTGGATCTGCCACGGGATGGATGCGGACCCGGAGCGGTTGAGGGCCTGGGAAGGGCTGGGGGCGCGGATGATCCCCTGCGGGATCGCGCAGGCCCAGATCGATCCGGTGGACATGCTGACCCAGCTGGGAAAGGCCGGGCTGACGCGGATCTTCTGCGAGGGCGGATCGGCGCTGGCGGCGTCGCTGATCGGGGCGGACGCGGTCGATGAAATGGTGGGCTTTACCGCCGGCTTTTCCATCGGGGCCGAGGGGCTGCCGGCGATCGGGGCGATGGGGCTGGCAAGGCTGGCCGAGGCGGAAAAGTTCATCCTGATCGAAAGCCGTCCCGTCGGGCCGGACCTGATGCATCGGTGGCGACGCGCGCCGATCTGA
- a CDS encoding Major Facilitator Superfamily protein, with the protein MHDRRIPEWLRHAPAPGVRGFAVLAGTEAVARGILISVFPIVMYRALDDARIVSSVYFLVGLASLVVGLLIPWLIRFLPRRWVYVLGTQMFAAGSLLAILATPAATVTGLALVTIAVVTTFVCFNAYVLDYVAKIELGHLETSRLFYSALGWTAGPALGVFLYSWWPPAPFLIAAVAVYAMLAVFLVMRLGNGRLITRSRAAPPNPFAYFRRFFAQSRLIAGWIFAVIRSCGWWIYVVYLPIYALQNGLGEQLGGFALSVSNGALFLAPLMLRFMQRTSVRTAVRTGFLVSGLLFLLAGVPQGLPQKAVLCLMAGSFFLILLDVSAGLPFLLAVKPSERTEMSAIYSSFRDVSGILTPGVAWLVLLVSPISGVFLAGGAGLLAAWALASRLHPRLGRARIGVEPPPSQPDTRPLNIPL; encoded by the coding sequence ATGCACGACCGCCGCATCCCCGAATGGCTTCGCCACGCCCCCGCCCCCGGAGTGCGCGGCTTTGCCGTGCTCGCCGGCACCGAAGCCGTCGCCCGCGGCATCCTCATCTCGGTCTTCCCGATCGTCATGTACCGCGCCCTGGACGACGCCCGCATCGTGTCGTCGGTCTACTTCCTCGTCGGCCTCGCCTCGCTGGTCGTCGGCCTGCTGATCCCCTGGCTGATCCGCTTCCTCCCCCGCCGCTGGGTCTATGTGCTGGGCACCCAGATGTTCGCCGCCGGATCGCTGCTGGCCATCCTTGCCACCCCCGCCGCCACCGTCACCGGCCTGGCGCTGGTCACCATCGCCGTCGTCACCACCTTCGTCTGCTTCAACGCCTACGTTCTCGATTACGTGGCCAAGATCGAACTGGGCCACCTCGAAACCTCCCGCCTGTTCTACAGCGCGCTTGGCTGGACAGCGGGCCCGGCGCTTGGCGTGTTCCTCTATTCCTGGTGGCCCCCTGCGCCCTTCCTGATCGCCGCCGTGGCCGTCTATGCCATGCTCGCCGTCTTCCTGGTCATGCGCCTGGGCAACGGCCGCCTGATCACCCGCAGCCGCGCCGCGCCCCCCAATCCCTTTGCCTATTTCCGCCGTTTCTTCGCCCAGTCCCGGCTGATCGCCGGCTGGATCTTTGCCGTCATCCGGTCCTGCGGGTGGTGGATCTACGTGGTCTACCTGCCGATCTACGCGCTGCAGAACGGGCTGGGCGAACAGCTGGGCGGCTTCGCCCTGTCGGTGTCCAACGGCGCGCTGTTCCTCGCGCCCCTGATGCTGCGCTTCATGCAGCGCACATCGGTGCGCACCGCCGTGCGCACCGGCTTCCTGGTCTCGGGCCTGCTGTTCCTGCTGGCCGGCGTGCCCCAGGGGCTGCCGCAGAAGGCGGTGCTCTGCCTGATGGCCGGGTCCTTCTTCCTGATCCTGCTGGACGTCAGCGCCGGCCTGCCCTTCCTTCTGGCGGTCAAACCGTCCGAACGCACCGAGATGTCGGCGATCTATTCCAGCTTCCGCGACGTGTCGGGCATCCTGACGCCGGGCGTGGCCTGGCTGGTGCTGCTGGTCTCGCCGATCTCCGGCGTCTTCCTGGCCGGCGGCGCGGGCCTGCTGGCCGCGTGGGCCCTGGCCAGCCGCCTGCACCCCAGGCTCGGCCGCGCACGCATCGGGGTCGAACCCCCTCCGTCGCAACCGGACACCCGTCCGCTCAACATCCCGCTCTGA
- a CDS encoding secondary thiamine-phosphate synthase enzyme — protein sequence MVARIEIATQGPGFYDFTDAVQGWLADQGATDGVVTVFVRHTSCSLLIQENADPDVQTDLAAFFRRLVPPADDPSMAYLLHRAEGPDDMPAHIKAAMMPVSLTIPVSGGRAMLGTWQGIYLVEHRTRPHRRQVALAFIGE from the coding sequence ATGGTCGCCCGGATCGAGATTGCCACCCAGGGGCCCGGCTTTTACGACTTCACAGATGCGGTGCAGGGCTGGCTGGCGGATCAGGGCGCGACAGATGGCGTGGTCACGGTGTTCGTGCGCCACACTTCCTGTTCGCTGCTGATCCAGGAAAATGCCGATCCGGACGTCCAGACCGACCTTGCCGCCTTTTTCCGCCGGCTTGTCCCGCCGGCGGATGACCCGTCGATGGCCTACCTTCTGCACCGCGCCGAAGGCCCCGACGACATGCCCGCGCATATCAAGGCGGCGATGATGCCGGTCAGCCTGACCATACCGGTTTCGGGCGGGCGGGCGATGCTGGGCACCTGGCAGGGCATCTACCTTGTCGAACACCGCACGCGCCCGCATCGACGGCAGGTCGCGCTGGCCTTCATTGGCGAATGA
- the nrdR gene encoding Transcriptional repressor NrdR, with protein MRCPFCGNIDTQVKDSRPAEDHVAIRRRRFCPACGGRFTTYERVQLRDLVVIKTSGKREDFDRPKLERSIRISMQKRPVEPERIDQMISGIVRRLESMGETDIPSKTIGEIVMEALARIDTVAYVRFASVYKNFQAADDFEDFVHELRPKTLPEE; from the coding sequence ATGCGGTGTCCGTTTTGCGGCAATATCGATACGCAGGTGAAGGATTCGCGTCCGGCGGAGGATCACGTGGCGATCCGGCGGCGCCGGTTCTGCCCGGCCTGCGGCGGGCGATTCACCACCTATGAACGGGTGCAGCTGCGCGACCTGGTGGTGATCAAGACCTCTGGCAAGCGCGAGGATTTCGACCGGCCCAAGCTGGAGCGGTCGATCCGGATCTCGATGCAGAAGCGGCCCGTGGAACCCGAGCGGATCGACCAGATGATCAGCGGGATCGTGCGGCGGCTGGAAAGCATGGGCGAGACGGATATTCCGTCCAAGACCATCGGCGAGATCGTGATGGAGGCCCTGGCCCGGATCGACACGGTGGCCTACGTGCGGTTCGCGTCGGTCTACAAGAACTTCCAGGCGGCGGATGATTTCGAGGATTTCGTCCACGAGCTGAGACCAAAGACGCTTCCCGAAGAATGA